The following proteins are encoded in a genomic region of Thermothielavioides terrestris NRRL 8126 chromosome 5, complete sequence:
- a CDS encoding 90S preribosome/SSU processome component KRR1, translated as MPSTHKKDKPWDTDDIDKWKIEPFTKEDSSGPFLEESSFMTLFPKYRERYLKDAWPLVTKALDKHGIKATLDLVEGSMTVKTTRKTFDPAAILNARDLIKLLARSVPAPQAIKILEDGMACDIIKIRNMVRNKERFVKRRQRILGQNGTTLKALELLTQTYILVHGNTVSVMGPYKGLKEVRRVVEDTMQNIHPIYLIKELMIKRELAKDPALAHEDWSRYLPNFKKRTLSKRRKPFKVTDKSKKPYTPFPPAPEKSKVDMQIESGEYFLSKEAKQRAAEAERAEKAKQKKEEKKREREREFVPPEESTGGKSKKRKTTHD; from the exons ATGCCGTCGACGCACAAGAAGGACAAGCCGTGGGACACGGACGACATCGACAAGTGGAAGATCGAACCGTTCACGAAGGAGGACTCGTCCGGCCCGTTCCTCGAAGAATCGTCGTTCATGACCCTTTTCCCCAAGTACCGCGAACGCTATCTCAAGGACGCATGGCCGCTGGTCACCAAAGCGCTCGACAAGCACGGCATCAAGGCGAcgctcgatctcgtcgaggGTTCCATGACCGTCAAGACGACACGGAAG ACGTTCGATCCCGCAGCGATTCTCAATGCCCGCGATCTGATcaagctgctggcgcggtcAGTACCGGCCCCGCAGGCCATCAAGATCCTGGAGGACGGGATGGCCTGCGACATCATCAAGATCCGGAACATGGTGCGGAACAAGGAGCGGTTCGTCAAAAGGCGGCAACGGATCTTGGGGCAGAATGGCACAA CGTTGAAAGCGCTGGAGCTGTTGACGCAAACTTACATCCTGGTGCACGGCAACACGGTCTCAGTTATGGGCCCGTATAAGGGGCTGAAGGAAGTCAGGCGGGTGGTGGAGGACACGATGCAGAACATCCACCCCATCTACCTGATCAAGGAGTTGAT GATCAAGCGGGAGCTGGCAAAAGACCCGGCGCTGGCACACGAGGACTGGAGCCGGTACCTTCCCAACTTCAAGAAGCGCACGCTGTCCAAGAGACGGAAGCCGTTCAAAGTCACGGACAAGAGCAAGAAGCCGTACACGCCGttcccgccggcgcccgagaAGAGCAAGGTGGACATGCAgatcgagagcggcgagtACTTCTTGAGCAAGGAGGCGAAGCagcgggcggccgaggccgaacGGGCCGAAAAGGCCaagcagaagaaggaggagaagaagcgcgAGAGGGAGCGCGAGTTTGTGCCGCCCGAGGAGAGCACGGGGGGCAAGTCCAAGAAGCGGAAGACGACGCACGACTGA